Genomic DNA from uncultured Methanospirillum sp.:
ATCATCGACGATTGTTATGATTGGAGAGCCGATGGTTTCACCGATCTTTCCTTTTAGCACGGAGTTTCCTTCCCGCACGAGGTCTCCCTCTGCTGCATGGCCGACCGCCTCATGGGCAAATACTCCGCCGAGTTCTGGGTCTAGGATGGCATGCATCTTTCCGCCTTTTGCAGGTTTTGCATCGAGAAGAGCAGCGGCACGGTGAGCGGATTCACGGGCAAGGTCCTGGCGGTGCCTTATGTTCAGCCCCTTGATGGTATGATCCCTCTCGTATCCCATCTGGACAACGCCGGCACGGCTTGCAACAGCGAGCACAGAGAAACCACATCTGCAGAGTTCATATCGGTATTCGTTTCCTGATGAATCGGTGAAGTGAATCTCCTCGGCCTTCTCGATGTATGTGACCCTCCGACTTACGATATTCTCGCCTTGAGCAGCTTTTTCAAGGTCCTGAAGGATAGCAACTTTCTCTTCGATTGCGACATTTCTTGGATCTTCGCCGGTCTTTGGGATCTGATGAATTTTTGATGGAACCTTTGCGATATCAACCCGTTCGTTGGTGATAAGCGATGCAGTCGTCGCCTCTGCAAGAAGTGACCTGTTGCAGTTATCTGATCCGATCTTATCTCCTGAAACCGAGAGAACGCCCCATCCGAGATCACCGAGTACCCTGATGGTCGCCTTGTCGTAAAAAGAGGTACCTGCCTGTTCAACCCTGCCGTTGTCGATATCAATCTGGGTTACTTCCCCTCGAACCCTTCTGATATCATAATATCGTGGCTCTGATGGCATCAGATAACCGTCCGTGGGACTGTGATGTCAGAGCCTAGGATTGACTTGGTGGTTGCATGGGTTATTGATTTAATCCGGTCCAGGAATCCTGCCCGATCCTCGGGAACGAGGGCAATATCGAGAACCTCTTCGATAGAGGTGACAGGAATGATCTCAACAAGTGATTTGTACTCCTCTTCGATGAGTACATCCTCAAGATTTGCCCTCGGAATGATGATCTTCTTGATTCCTGCCTTTGCAGCAGCCTCAATCTTATAGGTTACGCCACCGATTGGCAGAACATCTCCCCGAACTGAAAGTGATCCGGTCATCGCGATATCCTGTCGTACCGGGATCTGTTCAAGAGCACTGATTGCTGCGGTTGCAACCGTCACCGAGGCTGAATCTCCCTCAACACCCTGGTAGGTTCCGATGAACTGAATGTGGATATCTATGTTCCTGATGTCTTTTCCGGTAAACCGCTTCAAAAGTGCCCCGACGTTCTTGATAGATTCCTGGGCAATCTCTTTTAGAAGACCGGTTGCAATGATCTCGCCCCCGTCACCCTGGGCGGGAGTGATTGCCGCCATTATTGGTAGGACCGATCCTGCATCGCTTCCCATAACTGCAAGACCGTTTACTCTCCCAATCTGCGTTCCTTCAACGACAGCAAGATCGTACTCCCTGGTTCTCCTGATAACCTGGGCAGAGATCTGATCCTCTATAGAGCGGGCAGTCTTTTTGGCCTCAATGACATGAGCACGGGTTGTGAGATCCGCAGATTCCTGTCGCGCCAGGTCACCTGCAACCCTGATAAGTCCTCCCATATCACGAAGACGGAGGGTAAGGTGTCCTTTCCTGTTCGACCTTCTTCTGGCCTCATGGAGGACTTCTTCGATACCACTCCGGTCAAAGTGTGGAATCATCCCGTCGTTCTTGATCTCCTGAGCAATGAACCTGATAAACTTCTCCTGATTTTCAGGGTTGTCAGGCATCGTGTCTTCCATGTAGACCTCGTACCCGTTGCCCCTGATACGTGACCTGAGAGCGGGATGCATCCCCTCAATTGCATCAAGGTTACCAGCTGCAACCATTACAAAGTCGCATGGGACAGGCTCGGTTCTGACCATAGCTCCCGATGAGCGTTCGCTCTGACCTGTGATTGAAAACTCACCCTCCTGCATGGCGGTCAGCAGGCTCTGCTGCGCAGCAAGTCCTAGGGTGTTGATCTCGTCGATGAAGAGAACACCCTTGTGTGCCCGGTGAATGGCTCCTGCTTCCACCCGGTCATGGGCCGGGGTTTCAAGACCCCCTGACTGAAAGGGATCGTGCCTGACATCGCCGAGCAGAGCGCCAGCATGCGAACCGGTTGCATCCACAAACGGTGCTGTCGTTGTCTTGTCCTGAGATACGAGAAGTTTTGGCACCATCTGCTCTTCACGCGGAGTGGCATACCTGAGAGCCATGAATACGAATGCGGCTGCGATGATTCCCATCAGCCACTGGTAGGTGATGAACGAGTACCCGATGATACCGAGCATCAGGATCATGATGAGGGTGTTGCGCAGTTGTGCCTTCTTCCTGGCTTCAGCCTTGTGGGCGGCAACGATCTCCTTTCCCCTGCCTGATTTCACCGTCCTGATGATAGGTTCGTTTGAATCTTCTGAGTTCGGATATACAAGGATGTCCTGCATCTCTTCCTTTGGCAGGAGTTCGGCCATCGCTTTTGCAAGCATTGATTTGCCGGTACCGGGTGTCCCGATCATCATCACGTGGCGACGCTGGATGGCAGCTTTCCTGACGACCTCCACGGCATGCTCCTGACCTATGACCTGATCGATAAGACTCTCAGGAACCTGAATTATCCGTGATGTACCATCATCAACTACAACAGTGGATTCTTCTGAAATATTCTGCTGACCTGCCTCACCTTGTTCAGATATTTGGGACTGGACATCTGCAGACTCCGGGTTCTGCTGACCTGCATCCTCTACCTGGGGCTCTGACAAATCTCTCTGGTCTTCCGGAATATTGGTATTTAGCGGCTTATCTTCCTCGGGATCCATTATCGCGTGTACACCTGTAATGCGGTTAATCAGTATTCATTCGGGGACAATTGTTTAAGTACTTTCAGCAAAAGTATAAGCCAGCATGAAGATCATCAGCACCCGGCGGTCTCAGGTTCTTGCCGGCAGAATAGCAGAGATCCTGCAAAAACCGCTGGTAGATGTCAGATGGACCCGGTTTCCTGATGGTGAGATCTACCTGCGTTCTGGTGAGGTCTCGGATCGTATGGTAATTGTGGGGAGTCTGGTTGAGAGCGATGATCTGATAGAACTGCTGCTGCTCACCGATCTCTGCAGCGGTTCAGAGATCACCCTTGTCCTTCCGTATATGGGCTATGCCAGACAGGATAAACAGTTCAATCCCGGTGAGCCGCTTTCGGCCCGGATCATAGCCAGAACACTTGGCTCCGGGGTGAACAGGGTGATTACCGTCAACCTTCATGAGAAGACGATAATCCCCTTCTTTGGAGTGCCAACTATTGATACCTCACTCGCCGGGGAGATGGCACGTGACATCCGAGAATTATCACTCATATCTCCACTGATTCTCGGGCCTGATATTGGTGCATCAGATCTTGCACGTGACATAGCGACTACAGGAGGTTGGGAGTCTGATCACCTGCATAAGGTCAGGCTGTCAGGTACAGAGGTCAGAATAGAACCCAAAGAGATCCCGGTGAAAGGAAGGGATGTTGTGATTGTTGATGATATCATCTCAACCGGCGGCACCCAGGCCACCGCAGCAGCCATGCTTCTTGAACAGGGGGCTGCTTCGATATGCACCGTCTGTGTGCATGGTGTTCTGGCAACCGGTGCTTACACTCATCTGAAGAGTGCAGGAATCAGCCAGGTTATAAGCAGCGATACGATCGAAAGTGCCTGCAGTGGTTACTCTGCAGCCAGGACTATTACCGATGCCCTCACCAGATAATCCTGATATTGTAGATCCCGCCGGTTCAACAGGCCCGGTTTCAGAGACAGGGTGCAAAGTTCTGGTTTTAGATACCTCGGCGTTCTTCCTCTCGATCCCGCTTGAAGGCAAATTGTATACTGTCCCCCGGGTGGAATCAGAACTGAAGGACCTGCGTGGAAAAGCCAGGTTTTCGGTCCTGCTTGATGGAGGTATGGAGATCAAACCCCCGCTCCAGAAGTCTCTGAAATCTGCAAAGGAAGCAGCAGGAAAAAGTGGCGATCTCCGTGTCCTGTCTGATACAGATACTGATCTGATTGCTCTTGCACTGGAGGTTAAAGGGACCCTCGTCTCTGATGATTTTGCTGTACAGAACACCGCCCTTGCTCTTGGGATTCCTGTACAGTCGATCATCCAGCGTGAAGCGGGTCCCCGGGTCTGGCAGCTCCGGTGCACCGGATGCGGCAAGTACTTTGATCAGATTCCGACAAAAGCCGGTGACTGCCCGATCTGTGGATCGGCATTAAAACGAAAGAATAAATAGATCCCTGCAGATCTCTTTCCAGATGTCTACGATCGAAGATCTCATTCAGAAGGCACGTCTCCTGAGAAGTGAGGGTCACAGCCCCGGTCAGATCGCGGACGAACTCTCTCTCTCCATGGAGACTGTAACCTGGCTCCTCACCCAGGAGAAGGGTGCCTCAACTCCGAAAGATGTCCATATCGATTGGACTACTGTCAGCGGTGATGCTGTCCTGCTTCATGAGAGCAGCATGATGCTAATATCCCGGTACCGCATGTTGCAACCGGAGGGATCCAGCCCGACCGCATTTGTTGGTATTTCCATATCCGGTATTCCTCTTGCAACCCTTATGGCAGCATCAGAAGGGAGTCGTCTGGCCATTTACCATCCGTCAAAGCACAGTGCTGCCGAGACACCGATGGGTTCAATGAGTGGGAATTTTGGAATAAACCCCGGTGATCAGTGCGTGGTTGTCGATGATGTCATCACATCCGGAGAGACACTTCGTGAGGTTGTGGCATACCTGAAGAGTCATGGTGCAACTCCGCTTGCATGTTGTGTCCTCTTTGATAAGCGCGGAATCAGGGAGATTGAAGGCGTCCCTGTATATAGCCTCTTCAGAATTTCCCGAATAGATTAATCTCCTCTTCTTTTCAGGGTGAATGCGCAACTCATATATAGAACTCTAAATCCACCTGTATCCATACGGAGGATACTCTATGCTTGCGCAACAGCCTGTTATCATCTTACGAGAAAATGTAGAGCGGACGCACGGATATGAGGCGCAGCGCTCAAATATAGCAGCCGCAAAGGCACTTGCCGAGGCTGTCAGATCCACCCTCGGTCCACGGGGTATGGACAAGATGCTTATTGATGGGACTGGGGACATCACCATCACTAACGACGGAATTACAATTCTTGATGAGATCTCGGTACAGCACCCAGGTGCCAAGATGGTCATCGAGGTCTCCCGGACCCAGGACGAAGAGGTTGGGGATGGAACAACCACTGCTGTAGTACTTGTCGGTTCCCTGATGGAACAGGCAGAGATTCTTCTGAACAAGAAGATTCACCCGACTGTCATCTGTCGTGGATATCGGATGGGAATGACCAAGGCTCTTGAGATCCTTGATAGCATGGCAACCACCGTCGATCCCTACAACAAGGAGATCCTTGCATCAATCGTGCAGACTGCCATCACCGGCAAGTCTATCGAGAACGTCAAGGAGAAGATCAGCGAGATTGCAGTGGATGCAGTCACAGCCGTTGCAGAGAAGAGCGGTAAGAAGGTCATCGTTGACGAGGACGATGTCCAGATCAAGTCCCACAAGGGTTCTTCAATGGATGATGCTGAACTGGTTCGCGGAGTAGTTCTCGAAAAGACCCGTGTCAACCAGGCAATGCCACGTATCATCAAGAATGCAAAGGTTGCACTGATTACAAGTCCTCTTGAGATCAGAAAGACCGAGGTCAAGGCCAAGATCAAGATCAACAGCACCGAACAGGTAGAAGCATTCGGTCAGCAGGAGCGTGAAGCACTCAAGGCAATGGCAGATGCTGTCATCGCAACAGGTGCGAATGTTCTCCTCTGCCAGAAAGGCATCGCCGATGCAGCCCAGTACTTCCTTGCCAAGGCAGGAGTCATGGCTCTTGAGGATGTTCCTGAAAAGGACATGAAGTTTGCTGCCCGGGCCCTGAATGCAACCATTGCAAACAAGGCAGACGATCTGACAAAGTCAATGCTTGGAACCGCTGCTGGTGCAGAGGAGATCGAGGACACCGAGATGACCAAGATCTTTGGAGCCAAGAATCCGAAGACCGTCACTATCCTGCTACGTGGAACCACCACCTACCTGGTCGATGAACTGGAACGGGCAATGGTGGATGCGACCCGTGTCGTCATGGACACCATGGAAGACGGGAAGTATGTGCCAGGTGGTGCAGCAATCGAGACCGAACTGGTTGTCAAACTCCGTGAGTTCGCAGCAACCGTTGGTGGGAGAGAGCAGATCGCAATCGAGTCCTATGCCGATGCCTTTGCAATCATCCCGATCACCCTTGCAGAGAACTCAGGCATGAACCCGATTGACAAACTCGTGGAACTCAAGTCTGCCCATGCTAAAGGGAAGAAGAACTTAGGTCTGAATGTCTTCACCGGTAAGGGTGTTGATATGCTGAGTGAGGGAGTTATCGAACCGCTCCGGTGCAAACGTCAGGCTATCCAGTCCTCAGCAGAAGCTGTCGAGATGCTGCTTCGTGTTGATGACATGATGGTTTCACGCAACGATGCTCCTGGTGGTATGTAATACCCTCTTTTTTTATTCCTTGTCTGGAATCTTCGATATCCTTAAACCTGAATTTGTTCAATTGATATTGCTATCTGGGCCGAGGTAGTCTAGCCCGGGAAGGCGGTGGTCTCGAAAACCACTGGTGTTTCACCTCGGGAGTTCAAATCTCCCCCTCGGCGTTCGGCGGGTTAGTTCTAAGCTGCTTTTTTTACAACATTGATTCAATTCTCATCAGATATTTAAATAAGTATGTCGCTATAAAATTCTGATATGTTACCCGATCAGAATTTATCCTTTGCATCATTCTGGTCAAGATATTCAGGTTCTGCATGGATTTGTCTTTGGTACTTGTCTGGTTCTGTCTCGCCTCAGCGTGCATAACTTATGGGCTTGGCCTTTTTGTCCTCTCAAAGAACACATCCTCTCCGGTAAATCGTCTCTTCTTTGTTGTCATGGTTGGAGCAGCATACTGGGCAGCAGGTGAATTTCTCATATGGCATGTGAACAGTTATGAAGGATCCCTGTTCTGGCTGAAAGCAAGTTCATTCTGGACTGTGGTCATCGCTACAACTGTTCACTTCGTCCTTGTGTTCACCAGCCACCCGATCTCAAAACGTGAGCATATCCTAAAGATTTTCATTCTTCTATATCTTCCATCACTGGCGTTTGCCTGTCTTGAGATCTTTACTGAATCTATCTACGTGGTTTTACCACAGGAAGGGTCTGGATTCTACTATACTCCTGTTTATGACAGTGTGTTGTTTCAGATCGAATCCCTTTATTTCCTGCTGATAATGCTGGGAGTAGCGTATCTCAGTATTCAGTCCTGGTTCAGATCACAAAAGGCGAGGATTCGCAGGCAATGCGTTCTTCTCAGTATAGGTTTCCTGCTTGTAATCGGCTTTGGTTCCCAATCGGCGTTCTACCTCCCCAGGTATGGGATTTATATCCCCAACCTTGTTTTCATTGGTATAGTTCTCTTCTCGATCATAATCGCATACACCATCCTGAAGTACGGACTTTTTACCCTTGGACCTGAAACGGTGGCAACCAACATCATCCGGACGATGCCGAATGGACTTGTTCTGACTGATATGAGTGGCACTGTCCTCTCCGGAAACTCCGCAGCTGCAGATCTCTTACAGATAAATCAGGATCAGATGCCAGGAAAGCAGGTGACCTCCCTGATCTCTGGTGAAACATTTTCGCTGATCACAGGGATCGTATCTGAATCTGGAACACTCTCTGATTATGAATCTGTTCTTTCAGGGTCAGGAAAACCGGTCAGCATTGCAAGTTCCCTGGTGAGAGATCCGGAAGGTGATCCTGCAGGCATCATTCTGATCATACGGGATATTACTGCCAGGAAATCTGCCGAACGGGCGTTACAGATCGCAAATGAGAAGATTAACCCTGTTGAGCAGACTGACTCGTCACGATATCAGTAACCTGGTCACTCCTCTGCAAATGTATCTCTCATTGATCAGGGACGATGACAGTGTATCACCTGATAATCCTCACTTTACAGCCTGTATCACCCTCGTGGAGAAGATCGCTCATCATCTTCAATTTTCACGCCAGTATCAGGAAGTCGGCTCCCATGATCCCATGTGGCTGAACTTAAGAGAGGTGATTCAGTCAGCAGATTGTGATCTTGCCAATGATACGGTTCAGATCACGGTGAATGTCCCTCCCGGGATGATCTATGCGGATCCACTGTTTCAGAAGGTCATCTACAATCTGCTGGAAAATGCGATCCGCCATGGCGGCAACATCACCAGAATTTTGATTCATGCCATTCAGAATCCTGATCGTGAACTCATACTCACAATCGAGGACGACGGACAGGGTATCAGGGAAGAAGAGAAAGACCTGATTTTTCTCCATGGGTATGGGAAGAACTCTGGTCTTGGGTTGACCATGTCCCGCGAGATATTATCTATTACCGGTATCACCATCATGGAAACCGGAATCTATGGGAATGGAGCCAGGTTTGATCTTGTTATTCCGGCAGATATCTGGATCCCGGAAACCTCTGATCCCTCTGACAGTGTGACAGGAGATGACAGATATTGATTGTTTTTTCTCCTGAGACTTGCAAAAGGAAGTAGGTTTGTAATTCGTGGGCGAATAGATTTTATTTATAAACCCCCTATATTCAACACAACCGGGTTTTACTGGGGGGGATGAATATGGGAGCATCAGTCAGGATCATTCTTCTGGTATGCATTATCGGAATAATCTCCGGGGTTTCTCTTGCAGAGACTCCTTCTATTGTCATTGAGAACGGACATCTGTCAGTGGTCGCTGATTTCAGAGCTGATCTCCAGTCAGGTGCTGCACCAGTTGCTGTGCAGTTCACTGATACCAGTACCGGCTCACCTGGTGAATGGTACTGGGATTTTGGCGATGGAACACATGACACCGAAGAAAACCCCCTTCACATCTATACATCTTCTGGGATCTACTCAGTCTCGCTGAGTGTCACAGGCCCAGCCGGCTCTGACATGAAGACAAGACTTGGATACATAAAGGTTTCAGAAGCACCAGTATCGACCAGTGCACAAGAGCCGGTGCAGACGATAAGCCCCCAAATATTATCCCTCTCCTCTCCAACCCCTACCACTCTTTCTACTCCGGTATCCGGAGAGTCCCCTGTGCCCACCCCGACCTTTACTCCTACTCCGGATATTGGAAAGTCTGAAGCCGATCTTCTGAACCTTTTGACACCAGCCATTCATGCTGACTTCATGCCTTCAGTAACCGGTGGCCTCGCTCCTCTGGCGGTCAGTTTCACCGACAACTCTTCAGGCAGCCCGACAGGCTGGTCCTGGGACTTCGGTGATGGGACATCATCCGACCTCCCCTCTCCTGAGCACGTATACACGACTCCTGGAAAGTACACAATCAGACTGACTGTTCAGGGGAGCCAGGGTTCAAACACCACGATGAGTACTGAGCCCATCGAGGTAGCCCTTCCACCTGAGGCATCAGTTAGGGCGCAGCCCCGGACAGGTTCGGCCCCGTTGATGGTTGCGTTTACCGATAATTCGACCGGAAGAGTAAACTCCTGGCTTTGGACTTTTGGTGATGGTACGAGTTCTGAAGAACAGAATCCAGTACACACATATAGCCGTGCAGGAGTGTATGACGTCTCACTCACCATTTCAGGTCCCGATGGTGGTGCAAATGCCGCTGTGCCTGCAATGGTAACAGTCACGGATCTCATTGAGCAGCCGGTAGCAATGATCTCTGTAGATAAAACAGCCGGTGATGCCCCTCTTGCCGTAACGTTTACTGATGTTTCAACCGGTGATGTGACTACGAGGACCTGGGACTTTGGTGACGGCGGCAGTGGGGCAGAGTCTGAAATATCCCATACATTCTCCAAGTCAGGCTCGTACACCGCCCGGCTCACCATTAAGGGACCTGCCGGAGAGAGTCAGGCAGAAACAAATATAATCGTAAGTGATCCGGTTTCAACCCCGAAAGCAGGATTCTCTACTGATACTGTGTCAGGAGTTGCCCCTCTCGCTGTATCTTTCATGGATATGTCAACTGGCAGCATCTCATCCTGGAGCTGGGATTTTGGTGATGGTACCAGTTCAGCTGAAACTAACCCGATGCACACATATTCTTCAGCCGGCTCCTATCAGGCAGGGTTGACCGTGAGCGGCCCCGGTGGTTCGAGTCATTCCGAGAAGGGTATCATCGTAAGTGAACCAACAACCCTGCCCACTCCCGAAATTACTCCTACTCCTGTAGTCACCAGTACTCCGTCTGTGGTTTCCAAACCCATGGAACCTGCGACGACCCTGGTTCCGACCCCTGAGATTACTCCGGTCATTGAAGTCACTAATACTCCTACTGTGGTTTCCGAACCCATGGAATCTGTGACGACCCCGGTTCCGACCCCTGAGATTACTCCGGTCATTGAAGTCACTAATACTCCTACTGTGGTTTCCGAACCCATGGAATCTGTGACGACCCCGGGTCTGACCCCTGAGATTACTCCGGTCACTATAGTCACTAGTATTCCATCTGTGGTTTCTGAATCCCAGGAACCAGTGGCAACCCCGGTTCCTGCTAAAAAGAGGGCGATGGTTGCAAAGTTCACCACGTTCAATAATGAAGGTTCTGCCCCTCTGGCAGTCCGTTTCAAAGACACCTCTACCGGGGAGATTACCTCGTGGTCCTGGGACTTTGGCGATGGCAGCAGTTCCTCTGATCAGAACCCTTCACACACCTACATCAAATCGGGCAATTATGCAGTCTCCTTAACTGTTACCGGTCCGGAAGGTTCACAGAATTCAGATCTTTCGATGATTCTGGTAACTTCATCGGTTTCAATGCCGAAAGCAGTCATTACTGCTGATCAAAAGAATGGAACTGCACCACTCACCGTGACATTCACAGATGCTTCTATTGGAAGCGTCACCACAAGGAACTGGAATTTCGGTGATGAAACAACCTCCTCTGATCCAAATCCGGTCCACACCTATAGCGAGCCAGGTGTTTTTACTGCCTCTTTGATCGTGACAGGGCCTGCCGGAGAGAGCAGGACTGATGAGCAGATTGTGGTCAGAGGTTTAGAAGACAGCCCATTATTGGAACCTGCCGAATCACCGGAGCCAGTTGTTCCCATCCTTTACAGTGAAGATGTAACATCTGAAATACAGCCGGTCCAGTTAGC
This window encodes:
- a CDS encoding orotate phosphoribosyltransferase-like protein — its product is MSTIEDLIQKARLLRSEGHSPGQIADELSLSMETVTWLLTQEKGASTPKDVHIDWTTVSGDAVLLHESSMMLISRYRMLQPEGSSPTAFVGISISGIPLATLMAASEGSRLAIYHPSKHSAAETPMGSMSGNFGINPGDQCVVVDDVITSGETLREVVAYLKSHGATPLACCVLFDKRGIREIEGVPVYSLFRISRID
- the lonB gene encoding ATP-dependent protease LonB produces the protein MDPEEDKPLNTNIPEDQRDLSEPQVEDAGQQNPESADVQSQISEQGEAGQQNISEESTVVVDDGTSRIIQVPESLIDQVIGQEHAVEVVRKAAIQRRHVMMIGTPGTGKSMLAKAMAELLPKEEMQDILVYPNSEDSNEPIIRTVKSGRGKEIVAAHKAEARKKAQLRNTLIMILMLGIIGYSFITYQWLMGIIAAAFVFMALRYATPREEQMVPKLLVSQDKTTTAPFVDATGSHAGALLGDVRHDPFQSGGLETPAHDRVEAGAIHRAHKGVLFIDEINTLGLAAQQSLLTAMQEGEFSITGQSERSSGAMVRTEPVPCDFVMVAAGNLDAIEGMHPALRSRIRGNGYEVYMEDTMPDNPENQEKFIRFIAQEIKNDGMIPHFDRSGIEEVLHEARRRSNRKGHLTLRLRDMGGLIRVAGDLARQESADLTTRAHVIEAKKTARSIEDQISAQVIRRTREYDLAVVEGTQIGRVNGLAVMGSDAGSVLPIMAAITPAQGDGGEIIATGLLKEIAQESIKNVGALLKRFTGKDIRNIDIHIQFIGTYQGVEGDSASVTVATAAISALEQIPVRQDIAMTGSLSVRGDVLPIGGVTYKIEAAAKAGIKKIIIPRANLEDVLIEEEYKSLVEIIPVTSIEEVLDIALVPEDRAGFLDRIKSITHATTKSILGSDITVPRTVI
- a CDS encoding ribose-phosphate diphosphokinase yields the protein MKIISTRRSQVLAGRIAEILQKPLVDVRWTRFPDGEIYLRSGEVSDRMVIVGSLVESDDLIELLLLTDLCSGSEITLVLPYMGYARQDKQFNPGEPLSARIIARTLGSGVNRVITVNLHEKTIIPFFGVPTIDTSLAGEMARDIRELSLISPLILGPDIGASDLARDIATTGGWESDHLHKVRLSGTEVRIEPKEIPVKGRDVVIVDDIISTGGTQATAAAMLLEQGAASICTVCVHGVLATGAYTHLKSAGISQVISSDTIESACSGYSAARTITDALTR
- a CDS encoding histidine kinase N-terminal 7TM domain-containing protein, with translation MDLSLVLVWFCLASACITYGLGLFVLSKNTSSPVNRLFFVVMVGAAYWAAGEFLIWHVNSYEGSLFWLKASSFWTVVIATTVHFVLVFTSHPISKREHILKIFILLYLPSLAFACLEIFTESIYVVLPQEGSGFYYTPVYDSVLFQIESLYFLLIMLGVAYLSIQSWFRSQKARIRRQCVLLSIGFLLVIGFGSQSAFYLPRYGIYIPNLVFIGIVLFSIIIAYTILKYGLFTLGPETVATNIIRTMPNGLVLTDMSGTVLSGNSAAADLLQINQDQMPGKQVTSLISGETFSLITGIVSESGTLSDYESVLSGSGKPVSIASSLVRDPEGDPAGIILIIRDITARKSAERALQIANEKINPVEQTDSSRYQ
- a CDS encoding ATP-binding protein encodes the protein MSRLTRHDISNLVTPLQMYLSLIRDDDSVSPDNPHFTACITLVEKIAHHLQFSRQYQEVGSHDPMWLNLREVIQSADCDLANDTVQITVNVPPGMIYADPLFQKVIYNLLENAIRHGGNITRILIHAIQNPDRELILTIEDDGQGIREEEKDLIFLHGYGKNSGLGLTMSREILSITGITIMETGIYGNGARFDLVIPADIWIPETSDPSDSVTGDDRY
- the thsA gene encoding thermosome subunit alpha; the encoded protein is MLAQQPVIILRENVERTHGYEAQRSNIAAAKALAEAVRSTLGPRGMDKMLIDGTGDITITNDGITILDEISVQHPGAKMVIEVSRTQDEEVGDGTTTAVVLVGSLMEQAEILLNKKIHPTVICRGYRMGMTKALEILDSMATTVDPYNKEILASIVQTAITGKSIENVKEKISEIAVDAVTAVAEKSGKKVIVDEDDVQIKSHKGSSMDDAELVRGVVLEKTRVNQAMPRIIKNAKVALITSPLEIRKTEVKAKIKINSTEQVEAFGQQEREALKAMADAVIATGANVLLCQKGIADAAQYFLAKAGVMALEDVPEKDMKFAARALNATIANKADDLTKSMLGTAAGAEEIEDTEMTKIFGAKNPKTVTILLRGTTTYLVDELERAMVDATRVVMDTMEDGKYVPGGAAIETELVVKLREFAATVGGREQIAIESYADAFAIIPITLAENSGMNPIDKLVELKSAHAKGKKNLGLNVFTGKGVDMLSEGVIEPLRCKRQAIQSSAEAVEMLLRVDDMMVSRNDAPGGM
- a CDS encoding TldD/PmbA family protein, which translates into the protein MPSEPRYYDIRRVRGEVTQIDIDNGRVEQAGTSFYDKATIRVLGDLGWGVLSVSGDKIGSDNCNRSLLAEATTASLITNERVDIAKVPSKIHQIPKTGEDPRNVAIEEKVAILQDLEKAAQGENIVSRRVTYIEKAEEIHFTDSSGNEYRYELCRCGFSVLAVASRAGVVQMGYERDHTIKGLNIRHRQDLARESAHRAAALLDAKPAKGGKMHAILDPELGGVFAHEAVGHAAEGDLVREGNSVLKGKIGETIGSPIITIVDDPSLVEFGFCPVDDEGSATSRTEIIKDGVMRSYLHSKETLARVGDGISGHCRGMAGDIPIVRMSNTFVENGEASFEEILESCKDGILLKGSRGGQVDPGRGMFQFNAEYGYLVEGGECTSMVRDVSLSGEILSTLHAVALVGNDRALHPGYCGKGGQTVPVTDGAPHLLLRDAIVGGCDVS
- a CDS encoding NOB1 family endonuclease, whose product is MPSPDNPDIVDPAGSTGPVSETGCKVLVLDTSAFFLSIPLEGKLYTVPRVESELKDLRGKARFSVLLDGGMEIKPPLQKSLKSAKEAAGKSGDLRVLSDTDTDLIALALEVKGTLVSDDFAVQNTALALGIPVQSIIQREAGPRVWQLRCTGCGKYFDQIPTKAGDCPICGSALKRKNK